A window from Spiroplasma endosymbiont of Aspidapion aeneum encodes these proteins:
- a CDS encoding ABC transporter ATP-binding protein, which translates to MAKQNQRIGTSNQRRDNKGNTIRSTSTSKLVERTKGKSKKQIKEDKFEKKINQQLQTIIEQKPVTASSVYFKSSYKRAFSLKVLIKYPFSSLTCFIMSVMITLCLLACMQGVIYGTALIYGTHVKNNLTTDLQNMVKTLNHNPTATKESPTAGGDMAAMLVSGGLANYVESYIQQYYSYVHYKSGPDGGVYMLIFNYEVNLLKLIYIFIATLSILIVTFYIQYLFASQIAIRTERSIRVRLLRKILFHDFVFFIENKSDILIDTYAQGPINVGEYIRGVATTRINFFTIVLGVLGVFFVTDKKFALVLIAVTLVIIVMFYLIKKILAALAKTKSIMDDNDNFSMVDRILNARSIKANGTWEMEYEQSVDEIIGYGYKKTVVNIIIGAVLSIITSVIMFLSFGVVAIAGQLYHSEPTQLMARLSSFLTGTLIIAGSIYPMQVLSVNERNAKSSLQVINKILSKDILINKYSDAGKKFSHFSKKIEFRNIQFAYPDEPETILLNNFSFTIQKGQKVGVIGQSGCGKTTLVKLLLGYYNPIQGEILIDGTSLRNYNLKSWLERVAYIDQNPQLLSLSVFDNLTYGVRKFTSLEVIEASKKARIHDLIMQWPDKYKTILEDGGERLSGGQKQRFTLARMILRKAELVLLDEATSKLDSVTEAEVMDEIVDILNSEKITCLSISHRLRPLSNFDYVIKMAPNSGIISAGKPSELIEIKESLAFLNPDEYSAKTKKSEEDELTLAINSKIRDQKNSRGPRRFL; encoded by the coding sequence TTGGCAAAACAAAATCAACGAATTGGAACCTCGAATCAGAGAAGAGACAATAAAGGAAATACTATTCGATCTACTAGTACATCAAAATTAGTGGAAAGGACCAAAGGTAAAAGTAAAAAACAAATAAAAGAAGATAAATTTGAAAAGAAAATAAATCAACAATTACAAACAATTATTGAACAAAAACCAGTTACAGCTAGCAGTGTTTATTTTAAAAGTTCATATAAGAGAGCTTTTTCTCTAAAAGTTTTAATTAAATACCCTTTCTCATCACTTACTTGTTTTATAATGTCGGTTATGATTACCTTATGCTTGCTAGCATGTATGCAAGGTGTAATTTATGGAACAGCACTTATTTATGGAACGCATGTTAAAAATAATCTTACAACCGATTTACAAAATATGGTTAAAACCCTAAATCACAATCCAACCGCAACTAAAGAATCTCCAACCGCTGGGGGTGATATGGCCGCTATGCTTGTTAGTGGAGGTCTTGCTAATTATGTAGAGTCTTACATCCAACAATATTATTCATATGTACACTATAAATCGGGCCCTGATGGTGGAGTGTATATGTTGATTTTTAATTATGAGGTTAATTTATTAAAATTAATATATATATTTATTGCTACGTTGTCTATTTTAATTGTAACTTTTTATATACAATATCTATTTGCTTCTCAAATAGCTATAAGAACTGAAAGAAGCATTAGAGTTAGATTACTACGAAAAATATTATTTCACGACTTTGTTTTCTTTATTGAGAATAAGTCAGATATCTTAATTGATACCTATGCTCAAGGTCCTATTAATGTTGGAGAATATATTCGTGGGGTAGCAACAACTAGAATAAATTTCTTCACAATTGTTCTTGGTGTTCTTGGTGTTTTCTTTGTAACCGATAAGAAATTTGCATTAGTCCTAATTGCTGTAACCCTAGTGATCATAGTTATGTTTTATCTTATTAAAAAAATATTAGCAGCACTTGCAAAAACTAAATCTATTATGGATGACAATGATAATTTTTCAATGGTAGATAGAATTTTAAACGCAAGAAGTATTAAAGCAAATGGAACTTGGGAAATGGAATATGAACAATCTGTTGATGAAATAATCGGTTATGGTTATAAAAAAACAGTTGTTAATATAATTATTGGAGCTGTCCTTTCAATAATCACATCAGTAATTATGTTTCTTAGTTTTGGTGTAGTGGCAATTGCGGGACAATTATATCATTCAGAACCAACTCAATTGATGGCAAGACTATCTTCCTTCTTGACTGGGACTCTTATTATTGCTGGAAGTATTTATCCAATGCAGGTCCTATCTGTTAATGAACGAAATGCTAAAAGCAGTTTACAAGTTATAAATAAGATTTTATCAAAAGATATTTTAATTAATAAGTACTCAGATGCTGGTAAAAAATTTTCACACTTTTCTAAAAAAATAGAATTTAGAAATATTCAATTTGCATACCCAGATGAACCAGAAACAATATTATTAAATAATTTTTCTTTTACAATTCAAAAGGGACAAAAAGTTGGAGTTATTGGTCAGTCTGGTTGTGGTAAAACAACGTTAGTTAAATTATTGCTTGGATATTATAACCCAATTCAAGGTGAGATATTGATCGATGGGACAAGCCTTAGAAATTATAACTTAAAATCATGGCTAGAACGTGTTGCATATATCGATCAAAATCCGCAATTGCTATCATTATCAGTCTTTGATAATTTAACTTATGGAGTTAGAAAATTTACCTCATTAGAAGTAATTGAAGCTTCAAAAAAAGCAAGAATTCATGATTTAATTATGCAATGACCAGATAAATATAAAACTATTTTAGAAGATGGGGGAGAAAGATTGTCTGGTGGGCAAAAACAAAGATTTACCCTAGCTAGAATGATTTTGAGAAAAGCAGAATTGGTTCTATTAGATGAAGCAACAAGTAAATTAGATTCTGTAACTGAGGCAGAAGTTATGGATGAAATTGTAGATATTTTAAATTCTGAAAAAATAACTTGTTTATCAATTTCTCATAGACTAAGACCGTTATCAAATTTTGATTATGTAATTAAAATGGCACCAAATTCTGGTATAATATCTGCTGGTAAACCATCAGAACTTATTGAAATAAAAGAATCACTAGCTTTTCTTAATCCAGATGAATATTCTGCAAAAACCAAGAAGTCCGAAGAAGATGAATTAACATTGGCTATTAATTCAAAAATTAGAGATCAAAAAAACTCGAGAGGCCCACGAAGATTCCTATAA
- a CDS encoding ABC transporter ATP-binding protein, whose translation MENAFGIDENLGEDISYVFDKKTRKDEKVLSNLTSVAYKNMNSYYRKRSKVLKLNLNKIGSFKMFLVNLKFRPFLSLSLLLFCFFYSIVVISCVYMVWKITSLIFANHLVAGFTQDIETINKIWKDVQKKGGSTGNLNPARVATYLSILQASKEDTINSLLAPYYGGSIKYSNTIAESYLSLFNLKMTISYCVTVLFALIGILFVIASIRSAISFHMGEKIERDIKLLLSNKLIFHDYDFYISYSSALLIDIYKHGPSNIVEFIKVQQTTIFNIIVTVPSVIMVMLFIDQKMTLIVTVSSLLYSVLSVIAFSIIFKVSKKREKLHLADNISFSERIMANRLIKSSGTWEYEYHKMFLKTGKTQRGEYLLAFREAFQQPLLIGFIMFLIFMPFIAGAIAHNGDPSILINTLPAFIVCSFIMISCLFPFQLSSQLEKKAKISITKINDLLSNKIIIDKHQFDNAGFPGLNDCIEFNSVSFSYPNNPDQPVFENLNFRIDVGDKVGLIGESGCGKTTIVKLLLGFYRINSGQILIDGIPLENYSLNSWLDQISFIDQSPQLFSISILENVRYGMPDKTIEEVVNACKMANIHEFIMSTPDKYDTVLEDGGERLSGGQRQMLTFARLFLKDSGIIIIDEGTANMDPSTEKKVMTAFQKLIEHKTVVSISHKISLLKLFNKILVMSPKIGIIQEGSFESLEENIGYFNYLNNDDD comes from the coding sequence GTGGAAAATGCTTTTGGAATTGATGAGAATCTAGGTGAAGATATATCTTATGTTTTTGATAAGAAAACAAGAAAAGATGAAAAAGTTCTTTCTAATTTAACTAGTGTTGCTTATAAAAATATGAATTCATATTATCGTAAACGATCAAAAGTTTTAAAATTGAATTTGAATAAAATAGGCTCATTTAAGATGTTTTTGGTTAATTTAAAATTTAGACCATTTTTATCTTTATCCTTGCTTTTATTTTGTTTTTTCTACTCTATAGTTGTTATATCTTGTGTATATATGGTTTGAAAAATAACATCATTGATTTTTGCAAATCACCTTGTTGCTGGATTCACTCAAGATATTGAAACTATCAATAAGATATGAAAGGATGTTCAAAAAAAAGGTGGTTCAACTGGAAACTTAAATCCTGCTAGAGTTGCAACATACTTGTCAATATTACAAGCCTCAAAAGAGGATACAATTAATTCACTTTTAGCACCTTATTATGGTGGTAGTATTAAGTATTCAAATACCATTGCAGAATCATACTTGTCTCTCTTTAATTTAAAAATGACAATTAGCTATTGTGTTACTGTATTATTTGCGCTAATTGGAATATTATTTGTTATTGCATCAATTCGTTCTGCTATTTCTTTCCATATGGGAGAAAAAATTGAACGTGATATAAAACTTTTATTATCAAATAAACTCATTTTTCATGATTATGATTTTTATATTTCGTATTCTTCTGCTCTTTTGATAGATATATATAAACATGGACCATCAAATATTGTTGAATTTATAAAGGTGCAACAAACAACTATATTTAACATTATTGTTACAGTTCCATCTGTTATTATGGTTATGTTGTTTATTGACCAAAAAATGACACTAATTGTTACTGTTTCTTCATTACTATATTCAGTTTTATCAGTTATTGCGTTTTCAATAATATTTAAGGTGTCGAAGAAAAGAGAAAAATTACATTTAGCGGATAATATATCATTCTCTGAAAGAATAATGGCTAATAGATTGATAAAATCTAGTGGAACTTGAGAATATGAATATCATAAGATGTTTTTAAAAACTGGAAAAACACAACGCGGTGAATATTTATTAGCATTTAGAGAAGCGTTTCAACAACCATTGTTAATTGGGTTTATAATGTTTTTAATATTTATGCCATTCATTGCTGGAGCTATTGCTCATAACGGTGATCCATCAATTCTTATTAATACACTACCAGCATTTATTGTTTGTTCATTTATAATGATTTCTTGTTTATTTCCTTTCCAACTTTCATCTCAATTAGAGAAAAAAGCTAAAATTTCTATTACTAAAATTAATGATCTTCTTTCTAACAAGATTATAATTGATAAACATCAATTTGATAATGCTGGATTTCCGGGATTAAATGATTGTATTGAATTTAATAGTGTTTCATTCTCTTATCCTAATAACCCAGATCAACCAGTGTTTGAGAATCTTAATTTTAGAATTGATGTTGGTGACAAGGTTGGATTAATTGGTGAATCTGGGTGTGGAAAAACAACAATTGTCAAATTGTTATTAGGTTTTTATCGAATAAATTCTGGACAGATATTAATAGATGGTATACCTTTAGAGAATTACTCTCTAAATTCATGGTTAGACCAGATTTCATTTATTGACCAATCACCACAACTATTTTCAATTTCTATTCTCGAAAATGTCAGATATGGTATGCCAGATAAAACAATCGAAGAAGTTGTTAATGCATGTAAAATGGCAAATATTCATGAATTTATTATGTCAACACCAGATAAATATGATACAGTTCTTGAAGATGGTGGAGAAAGATTATCTGGTGGTCAAAGACAAATGTTAACTTTTGCTCGATTATTTTTAAAAGACTCTGGTATTATTATTATTGATGAAGGTACTGCTAATATGGACCCTTCAACTGAGAAAAAAGTTATGACTGCATTCCAAAAGTTAATTGAGCATAAAACTGTTGTCTCAATCTCACATAAGATATCTCTCCTAAAATTGTTTAATAAAATTTTAGTTATGTCACCAAAAATAGGAATTATTCAAGAAGGCAGTTTTGAATCATTAGAAGAAAATATAGGATACTTTAATTATTTAAATAATGATGATGATTAA
- the tsf gene encoding translation elongation factor Ts — MAVNAKLVKELREITSAGMIDCKNALEASNDDIDKAIIWLRENGLSKAAKKADRIASEGIVLAKKEGNKVVILEVNSETDFVSKNEKFVKLINDIADCLLKQEPKDIESALKLKLTKNETIEQACVSATATIGEKISFRRFNIVTGGANDVVTLYNHSNSRVSTALLFSGKISPQDAYSVAMHTAAMGPKYISLDDVPKDFMDAEMHILKEQNKDNLVGKPENIVNKMMQGKLSKRLSEVTLLEQDFVLDEKQKVSAFIKSKGAKLDVMVRYEVGEGIEKQVVDFAEEVAAQLKGK; from the coding sequence ATGGCTGTTAATGCAAAATTAGTTAAAGAATTAAGAGAAATTACTAGTGCAGGAATGATTGACTGTAAAAATGCTTTAGAAGCAAGTAATGATGATATTGATAAAGCAATAATTTGATTGCGTGAAAATGGTTTATCAAAAGCTGCAAAAAAAGCAGATAGAATAGCATCAGAAGGGATTGTACTTGCTAAAAAAGAAGGCAATAAGGTTGTTATATTAGAGGTGAACTCTGAGACAGACTTTGTTTCAAAAAACGAAAAATTTGTAAAATTAATTAATGATATTGCAGATTGTTTATTAAAACAAGAACCCAAAGACATTGAATCAGCATTGAAACTAAAATTAACAAAAAATGAAACAATTGAACAAGCCTGTGTTTCTGCAACGGCAACAATCGGAGAAAAAATATCATTTCGAAGATTTAATATCGTAACAGGTGGTGCGAATGATGTTGTTACTTTATATAACCATTCAAATTCAAGAGTTTCAACTGCTCTATTATTTTCTGGAAAAATAAGCCCGCAAGATGCTTACAGCGTTGCAATGCATACTGCTGCAATGGGTCCTAAATATATTTCTTTAGATGATGTTCCGAAAGATTTTATGGATGCTGAAATGCATATTTTAAAGGAACAAAATAAAGATAATCTTGTAGGTAAACCAGAAAATATTGTTAATAAAATGATGCAAGGGAAATTAAGTAAAAGATTATCAGAAGTAACTCTTTTAGAACAAGATTTTGTTCTTGATGAGAAACAAAAAGTGAGTGCCTTTATTAAATCTAAAGGAGCTAAATTAGATGTAATGGTAAGATATGAAGTTGGTGAAGGAATAGAAAAACAAGTTGTTGATTTTGCAGAAGAAGTTGCAGCACAACTGAAGGGTAAATAA
- the rpsB gene encoding 30S ribosomal protein S2 codes for MSVIITREQLRDAGVHFGHQTKRWHPKMKPYIYGEKNKYHIIDIDKTLIKLQKVKEIVSRVGAKGEKIIFVGTRKNAKPAVKEAAERTNNFYVNNRWLGGTLTNMKTIQIRIKRLFDIENEEKTEKLNLRAKKERLLILKEKDKLEVNLGGIKKMHKLPALMFVADPKLDEIAVKEARKLRIIVIGICDTNVDPDIVDIAIPANDDLPESVNILINYIVDVYAEAANIKLSPSTLKVIAQKKEDNPRPQRGPRDENNFYKPRYTDNVEKKEGSILSKDKEVELKKEEKVVNEG; via the coding sequence CAATTAAGAGATGCGGGAGTTCATTTTGGACATCAAACAAAAAGATGACATCCAAAAATGAAGCCATATATTTATGGTGAAAAGAATAAATATCATATAATTGATATTGATAAGACTTTAATCAAATTACAAAAAGTTAAAGAAATAGTATCAAGAGTTGGTGCTAAGGGTGAAAAAATAATTTTTGTTGGTACAAGAAAAAATGCAAAACCAGCTGTAAAAGAGGCTGCTGAAAGAACAAATAATTTTTATGTAAATAATCGTTGATTGGGTGGAACACTAACAAACATGAAGACAATTCAGATAAGAATTAAACGATTGTTTGACATTGAAAATGAAGAAAAAACAGAAAAATTAAACCTAAGAGCCAAAAAAGAAAGATTATTAATTTTAAAAGAAAAAGATAAACTTGAAGTAAATTTGGGTGGGATCAAGAAAATGCATAAGTTACCTGCATTAATGTTTGTTGCGGACCCTAAGTTAGATGAAATAGCAGTAAAAGAGGCAAGAAAACTTAGAATTATTGTTATTGGAATTTGTGATACAAATGTAGACCCAGATATTGTAGATATCGCAATCCCAGCAAATGATGATTTACCAGAATCTGTTAATATTTTGATTAATTATATTGTTGATGTTTACGCAGAAGCTGCTAATATTAAATTATCACCATCAACTTTAAAAGTCATTGCTCAGAAAAAAGAAGATAATCCAAGACCTCAAAGAGGTCCTCGTGATGAAAATAATTTTTATAAACCAAGATACACAGATAATGTTGAAAAAAAAGAAGGCTCAATTTTAAGTAAAGATAAAGAGGTTGAACTTAAAAAAGAGGAAAAAGTAGTAAATGAAGGATAG